In one Gemmatimonadota bacterium genomic region, the following are encoded:
- a CDS encoding molybdenum cofactor biosynthesis protein MoaE produces MADDVYKIQDEEIKPDALYNAVLADSDGAVTTFAGVVRDNTKGRGTSYLVYDAYSDMAEKKMREIGDEVREKWEVDCVGILHRVGRLEIGEISVLIAISSPHRKASLEACHYAIDRLKQTVPIWKKEVWTDGGEAWIEGDPSALMSR; encoded by the coding sequence ATGGCTGACGATGTGTACAAAATTCAGGACGAAGAGATAAAACCAGATGCTTTGTACAATGCGGTGCTGGCGGATTCGGACGGTGCTGTAACCACATTTGCGGGTGTGGTGCGGGACAATACAAAAGGGCGCGGAACCTCCTATCTCGTCTATGATGCATATAGCGACATGGCCGAAAAGAAAATGCGTGAAATTGGAGATGAAGTAAGAGAAAAGTGGGAGGTGGATTGCGTGGGAATATTGCACCGCGTAGGCCGGTTGGAAATTGGAGAAATCAGCGTACTAATCGCGATTTCCTCTCCGCATCGCAAAGCGTCTCTGGAAGCGTGTCACTACGCGATTGATCGGTTAAAACAGACCGTGCCGATCTGGAAAAAAGAGGTATGGACAGACGGGGGTGAAGCCTGGATCGAAGGCGACCCATCTGCCCTGATGTCGAGATGA